The stretch of DNA aattacttctattaaaaaatcttaatcctttcagtacttatgagcttctgaagttaaggttgttcttttctgtctaattcctctctgatgacacgtgtctcgggaaacgcccagtttagaagcaaatccccatagcaaacctcttctaaactgggcgtttcccgagacaggtgtcatcagagaggacttagacagaaaagaacagccttaacttcagaagctcataaatactgaaaggattacgtttttttaatagaagtaatttacaaatctgtttaacatatataagttttttcctggaatacccctttaagttatgggGACGTGACTTACCATCCCTGACCCTATCCATAAAGCACATTATATTCACGAGTATGTCTTTCTTCCTCTTAGATGGCTGTTTCTAACATCAGATATGGAGAAGGTGTAACAAAAGAAGTAGGAATGGTAAGAAAAATACAtgaaacagaaacaaaaaaatagcaaagtactacagtggtccctcaagttacaatattaattggttccaggacgaccattgtatgttgaaaccattgtatgttgagaccataactatatggaaaccatgtaattggttctgaagccgcaaaatgtcatccaaaaataggaaaaagtgaggattaaagaaaaattagtaataactaatacagataaaacaagtcTTTACATATAAGAATAAGAAAGAGCTACTGGgatctgtaaatcactgtctatttcagtgttttccaaccagggtgcctccagctgttgcaaaactacaactcccagcattcccggacagcctttggctgcccgggcatgctgggagttgtagttttgcaacagctggagatgccctcgttgggaaacactggtctatgtagcagacaggagcttcttcaatgTCCTGTAatgtacacgcaatgtcctaagaaAGTAAAATGCAGCcgtccttacttggtgtccaaaggagcagctaaccatggcaTGGGTTAAAAGTAATACAGAACATCTAGTACCTCCcattactgtagggggcgctaccagacaggaattcagtggatgcacttcagtaatacaggtaaagagtagtacagaacatgtaatacctccctgtactgtagggggctctaccagacagacagtcagtgcatacacttcagtaatacagacgtttttaccagtgaattcccattctgattgatcggttctttcagccattgacacgttttgcagattccatatcattgtatgttgagtctggtttcaagttacaatggtccaataaagaccattgtatgttgaaactattgtatgttgaggccaatgtaagttgagggatcactgtatatgtagtaTCGTTGGGGAAGATGCTTCAAATGATCACATTCCATAAAGAAACACAGGTGCCGAGGGATTCAAAGATATTGGTTACACATATGTCCCAGGATATCGGCCAGTGTCAGGTTCAATTTCTCCCCACTGATCGCTATCTTAGTTGACGattaaaatgttaaaggggtactctggtggaattattttattttattttattaaatctactggttccagaaagttaaacagatttgtaaattacttctatataaagatcttaagtcttccagtacttatcagctgctgtatgctccagaggatgttggatagttgtttccagtctgaccacagtgctctctgctgccacctctgtccttgtgaGGGACTGTCCAGATCAGTTAAAGTTAAGTTCAGTCGTATTAGCTTAATACGATGTCTTGTAAAATTAGATGTTTTAAAATAAAGAGAATTATACAAAGCACCAACGCACTCCATAACCTGTAACATGCTCTGGATTTACTGAAGATGTCTCATTCTGTGGCatattttcattaaaggggtattccgggcaaaaacattttatcccctatatccaaaggataggggataagatgtctgatcacggggtgcccgctgctgagacccccccgcaatctccctgtagcacccgcagtctatggccgtcacgccccctcccatagacatgaatggaaggggcgtggcctgacgtcacatccccagtcccggaaacctggaggtttccaaaactggagattcaacacccgcatagaatgcaggtgctacagggagatcgcgaggggtgatcagacatcttatcccctatcctttggataggggataaaatgtttttgcctgaaataccccttttagtCCATGTTCTATGTTCTGGGACAGCTACCaacatttctggtgtttttttctaaACATTAAACATCCATGTGCAATCCAACCTCAGTATGTGATAcactatggggggaatttatcattagcgTAGATTTTTGCGCAATACAAAACTTGCTGCACAAATGTATTCTGTTGCACATATTACTGCATACATTTGCGCAAATTACAGGGAGCGGCTGGATAATGCAGAAAAGGGTGAAAAGCTTATACACATTCCTAAGCCAGCTTGTCGCAGGGAGACATTTGTGATAAATTCAGTGCGACAACAAGTGCATCTGCTCACCTGGAAGTGTTCAACAACTAAATGAAGGAGCCAATGCAGACAACATAACAATAATGCAAAATTACAGGATGTATGACAGGTATTATGTCCGGTTTTCTTTTCCACTATTTCTTGTCTTCCATTCTACAAAGGATTTGCTGAATATGGGGGCAAGAAATGTTTGTGTGATGACAGACAAGAACCTTGCAAGTCTTCCTCCTGTTCAGACTGTAATAAATTCCCTGGCAAAGAATGGCATCAACTTCTGCTTGTATGACAAGGTCAGGGTGGAGCCCACAGATAAAAGGTAAATGCATGGTTATGGTACTGTAATATCATTCTAAAGGGTTTTCTGGGTGCCGATGAATGATCCTCAGGATAAGCCTTCAGTATATGTTCGCCAGGTTGCCCACATTCAGCACCCGCTGATCAGCTGTTTGACTGGCCCACTTGTCTGGATATAAACCATGAACAAAGCCAGAAGCCTTGATAAACTTAGATTAAAGTTGATAAAAGTTATTGATTTAAACATAATCGATTATATACAAAGTAGAGGAGGTGAGCTCTCAGGACACCCAACACGGCTGCAGACTCCAGCATAGAACAGAAATAGGTAGCCAGTGGTACGATGAAAAAAACTGTTCATTCGGATCCCATAAAACCGCATGCAAGCGGGACTCAGCCAGGCAACAAACAACCAATAATAAGCGTGGACGCACTGAGACAAAGGGtgtatacccgaaacgcgtccacgctTATTAGTGGTTGTTtgtataactatgtataaatatatcaggggacagtagagagatctctcccatgatctatttatacccaggactgtatctataacaagggggcgtcctctacgtctagaggaaagaaggtttctacaccagcacagacaggggttctttactgtaagagcagtgagactgtggaattctctgcctgagtaggtggtcatggtgaactctgtaaaagagttcaaaaggggtctggatgcatttttggagaataataacatcaccagttatgtatactagatttatagggacagaacattgatccagggatttattctgatcccatattggagtcgggaaggaatttttacctctagtatgagggttttttccttcctctgcatCAAGTCAGTAGGGACATAGGTTaaccttgatggactctggtctttttttaactttattaactATATTCCTGCAAATAACAACTGATTCTAGGAACATAGATACATAAAAATATTACcagtttttttaaatcttttcagTAATTCAAAAAGCTGCATAAAACACAAATGTACAGTTATttctgtttaaaggggaactctggtagaatgattattattattattattatcattatttttttttttttttttttcaaatcaactggtgccagaaagttaaacactgcagatctttaaattacttctatttaaaaatcttaacccttccagtacttatcagctgctgtatactacagatatactatacAGAAATTTGTTCTTTCCAGATATACCATACAGAaataagttctttccagtctgaccccagtgctctccgctgacacctctgtccgtgtcaggaactttccagagccggagaagttttctatgggtatttgcttctaatatggacagttcctgacatggacagagttgtcagactggaaagaactgcacgattttctctgtagtatacagcagctgataagtactggaaggcttcagattttgaaatagaagtaatttacaaatctgttttccggcaccagttgatttgaaaacatttgttttccacttatttccaccggagttcccctttaagcagtgtGTTTTTGCCATAATCATATACAAAATACTGAAAAATTCAGATACATGTCCTGGTGCTATTCAGGGACCCCATCTATCTGTCCCCTACTGGGCCAGTCCAAGCCTGCCGGGCCAGAACACTGTAACATCAGAGCCCCAGATGACTGgagtaaactgcgcatgcgcggaCAATGCTCCATttatttagggctcagtgctgcaTTCAGAAAGCTTCTAGAAAATGAATGAATGCAGTGGCCATGATGGAATGATAACTTCCCTTTAAAAGACACATATCCtaagatataaagaaaaaaaaagtatgtaggTAAAGTTTACACATAGGAAATATGTTTACATTGCCACATTTTCTCACTTCTGTAGTTTGAGATTGACTAATATTTGTACACTAAAATTCCCAATTTCAAGGCCTCAACTTTCTACAAATATTGTCATTAATACTGAACTTGGTTTATGGCAAGcaatagggctgggtggtataccggttcataccgaataccgaaatttttgtgctgcatgatatgaattttaacccataccgcaataccggtttggcccctccccctcgggaatgaatgaatcagcccagtaatcatatgtgacccgcgagcactgttctgcccccccccaccccctcccaaaTTAATTAGTAgcccagcccagcgctgtccccatcagggtactactcacatgtcacccgcatgcgctgccctcctcgtcctgtttgttgcggccgccggcgctgacactctataccagtggtctccaacctgcgtacctccagatgttgcaaaactacaactcccagcatgcccggacagccaaaggctgttcgggcatgctgggagttgtagttttgcaacagctggaggcgccctctatgggaaacactggtctatgtagcggacaggagctttttcagggtcctgtaatgtacatgcaatgtcctaagaaagtaaaatggagccgtccttacttggtgtccaaaggagcagctaaccatggcaTGGGTTAaaagtaatacagaacatgtagtacctccctttactgtagggggcgctaccagacaggaattcagtggatgcacttcagtagtacaggtaaagagtagtacagaacatgtaatacctccctgtactgtagggggctctaccagacacagtcagtgcatacacttcagtaatacagggttttTTACAAGTGaattcccattctgattggtcggttctttcagccattgacacgttttgcagattccatatcattgtatgttgagtctggtttcaagttacaatggtccaaaaaagacctTTAACTtacctttaactcacctcccgttggtccggtaccagcctcatctgcttcctggggacgggaacgtctgagagccgtcagcctatcaccggctgcagcgatgtcccgcctcggccagtgataggctgagcccactgtcatgtaatgagccagcttcttacatgacagtgggctcagcctatcaccggccgaggcaaaacatcgctgcggctggtgataggctgacagctctctgacgtttccgtccccagcgtaaggtcgacataggtgcgttaaagtttattttgtttaccttttgcagcccgggcatagggataccgcacagtatagagtgtcagcgccggcggcccgcaacaaacaggacgaggatggcagcgcatgcgggtgacatataTGAGTAGTACCCCggtggggatgtgggctgataattaatatggggggggggtctaggaaataccgttatataccgtgatacacacatttggtcataccgcccagccctaagcaAGCAACTACCCTAGAAGTGGTTATCAAAAAGTTAAatcaataataaaagtaaaattgttgTTCTTGTATAATGTGTAAAGCTTCAAAGATGCAATACAGTTTTCGAAAAGTGGATCCTTTGATGCCTATGTCGCTGTTGGAGGTGGCTCTGTGATGGACACCTGTAAGGCGGCCAACCTCTATGCCTCTAGTCCTGATGCTGAATTTCTGGACTATGTCAATGCCCCTATTGGAAAAGGAAAACCAGTGACTGTGACACTAAAGCCCCTTATTGCAGGTAAATAGAAATATCAGACCTTACAATTTGTTTTGTTATTACTTATGTACAACTGGGATGGAGTGAGCGATAGACATGTGACATACAAAAGTACATTAGTGACCCCATTCAGACTGCAGTCTTGCAGGTTCTTTCACCATGCCATCATTGTCTGCCATTTTGCTTTACTGtatttaaacttaaaggggtactacggtggaaaaccctttttgtttttttatcaactggtgccagaaagttaaacagatttgtaaatgacttctgtataaaaatcttaatccttcctgtacttattagctgctgaatactacagcggaaattctttttggaacacagagctctctgctgacatcacgagcacagtgctctctgctgacatctctgtccattttaagaactgtccagagcagcatatgtttgttatggggattttctcctactctggacagttcttaaaatggacagagatgtcagcagagagcactgtgctcatgatgtcagcagagagctctgtgttccaaaaagaaattaatttcctctatagtattcagcagctaataagtactggaagcattaagatttttttaatagaaggaatttacaaatctgtttaactttctggcttcagttgatttaaaaaaaaaaaaaaaaaaaaaagtttttcaccggagtacccctttaagagatgacAAAATTATGCTCTGGCTATACATTGTAGGTATATGTCTGAACACCATCAAAAAGGTATCCTAGTGTACACAGTGGCTTAACCGTGGACCAAGTGTAGTCTACATGTGACTATATATAGTCTACTTTATGCTGATTTACATTTGTCTGTCCCtgcaatgagaaaaaaataaaaaaataaaaataaatgtgtgtgtgtgtatatatatttttatatatgtgtatatatttacatatatgtgtgtatatatatatatatatatatatatatatatatatatatatatatagagcaccATAACGCAGACCCTACTTCTGTTCAAGCCAATGTCCACACTATGGGAAGACTGCTGTATATGTGAGAATACTTTTTTTAATAGTATTCTGACCTACAGTATACTCATGACATACAgccaaatcgtgatgtgaataccCCGGCAGAAAACACAGGGTTATCATTGAtggcattaaagggatactccgcccccagccagacattttatcccctatcctttcggctGACGGATCCCAAGTACGCACAGCCTGGATAAGTAAAACACTGCTTTAATGACcaagatgcaacacgtttcgctgctcatgcgcagtgaaacgcattgcatcttggtcattaaaggggtactcctgtggaaaactttattgttttttttttttttttttaaatcaactggtgccagaaagttaaacagatttgtaaatcaattctattaaaaaatctcaatccttccagtactttttaggggctgtatactaaagagaaatccaaaaaagaaatgcatttcctctgatatcatgacctcagtgctctctgctgtccattttaggaactgtccagagcagcatatgtttgctatggggattttctccagatctggacaattcctaaaatggacagcagaggtcagcagagagcactgtggtcatgacatcagaggaaatgcattccacaggagtacccctcttAAAGCTGTGTTTAATTTATCCATGCTGTGCGTACTTGGGTTCTGGCAGCGTCTTGTTGACCCGGCTGTTCCTGCTGAAGCCTATTCTATTTACAAGAGACCTCTAAAAGCAGTTTACCTTATATCCTGGCTGAAAGAAATGATCATCTTGACCCTCAACAAGGCTGATTTTTATTTTCCATGATCTGCCTCTGGGCACTGTCAAGAAAAcattaatctaatgtgtatgggcagcTTAAGGTTACATTCTTCTAGCTAGTCCCAATGGATTGCATGGTTGCTTATTCGCCTGCTGATTGGATCTTTTGTGATCATTTAAATTGCCGCTGACAATGAGGAATGTAGGGCCCCATGAATGATCCAAGAATTGTGAGGTCCAGCCTGCAACTGATCTAACCATGTACAAGTAATGGGCCTTTAAAGATCGCCCGTCTGCTAGATCAGAGCTCATTTACAGGCGTGGATTGGGCCTTTATTCTGATTAGGATATGGGAAGGATTTTTCCCCCATAAGATAAGGAAAGTTGGCTTCtttctaatgttttttttttttttgttttttgttagatCAACACTATACATACAACAATATTATAGATTGAACAGAAAGgtctttattaactttattacattaccatgtttgtttttttaaagtcccaacaACCTCTGGAACCGGAAGTGAAACCACTGGGATTGCAATCTTTGACTTTGAAGAACTTAAAGCCAAAACTGGTAAGAGAAAATTCTATCTTCTATATTAatgtttaaggctatgttcacacatcattTTTTAGCCTCATTCACAAAAGTGACACCTGTTTTGGTCCTTTTTTTCAACAGTTTTTCAGCCATATTTGTAGCAATTTTTTGGGGATAAATTTTTGGACAGCTAAAGTGCACGTTATGGCTATTTTAATTTAGGAAAAAAATGGCCAAAATAATGGACATGCTATCTAATTTTATGGCTTAAAAATCATGGATCTAAAATTAATGCGTTTGGGTACAAGGAGGTGGGGGCAATTACAGAATAAATTTATCATGAATATATActataaatgtctgattgcgggtgggggtgggggggggggggtccaacctgtatctcctgtatggggccctgactgagctgctgtgtgtgaggttttgcacacagcaggtcagctggtacaaacacGTTCCTCCATTCATCTccgtgtctccgcctctcccatagagatgattgGAGGAGGCATGTTTGGGTACGAAAGGCGCATAGCCGGAGCCCggtacgggagatcgcagggagtcccagcagtcagaaacCCCGCGATCAGCCATTTATTCTCTATCATGCGGATGGGGATAAACTTATTAGCACTGGACTTCTTCTTAATTATTCTCTGCATCAATCAGTGCAGAGTTGCAAAATTGCACAActtttgtttgtctttttttgtgcAAACTCCAACTTTGCAAAATAAATTGGTGCAAAAACAGAGCTTGCTCAAAAATTTTGTGCAACTGGAGCTGGGAATGATTAATTTCTAACTACACCTCATTGATCATCGCATTAGAACAACCTATGTATTCCTGAATAGCTCCTATCATTGTCAGGTATTTGTGACAACAATGAAACAAATGTGTGGGAATGGTTTATAGCAGCGGCTGTTATAAAAACACTTTGGccagtatataatttttttttttttcagatctattgtttaattttaattttgatttttttttttcttaaaaaaactaaTTTACATCTGCCCACATCTAACCCAGCGTTGGCAGTCCTGTAGTTTCCTGCCAGTCTTTTCTTACCTTGCTCCATAGCATGACTGGTCGCACCATTCAAGTGCTGTATATATTGACTCTCCCCTGGCTGTAGCTAGTCATTGACTGCAATGGTCGTGTTTTAATACAGCAATGTAAAGAGAGATTAGCAGAGACAGTGGAACATTTCTGAATAGGGACTCTGATATAGTCCCCAATGTGATATACTGTGGACTAACTATGTATAAATGTACATTCTGTATCCAGCCCCATACAGTATTTGGGTTTTCTATTTTGTAGGTATTGGATCAAGAGCCATAAAACCAACTCTAGGACTGATCGACCCGGAGCACACATTACACATGCCAGAGAGAGTAGTTGCAAATAGTGGATTTGATGTATTATGGTGGGTATCTTTATATTCCTGTAATTATGATAATGTGATACAATTGACTGTAAAATATCTAATATTTTTTGCAGCCATTCACTGGAATCCTACACTGCCATTCCATATAATATGCGCAGTCCTTGTCCTACCAATCCTATCAACCGCCCGGCCTACCAGGGTAGTAACCCCATCAGTGATGTGTGGGCCATACATGCATTGAGGATTGTTGCTAAGTACTTGAAACGGTGAGTAGGCTTTTCCTACATAAGCAAAGACAATCCCAGAGGTAATAAATTGTGGCACTCACCAATAATTCTTTCTTTGCAGGTAATGCTAACGGCAGGAGAGTGATGTGTGCGGTCATCATCTCCTGAACACCCCCGCACACATCACTCCCATGCCGTTGGCATTACCTGCAAAGAAAGATATGCTTTATCAATAAAGGTTTTTACTGCTTCTTAATGTTGAGTGCCACGATTTATTCCTTACCTCTGGGATTGTCTTTGCTATATGAATGCTATTTTAAATTATTGGAAGAGCACCGCTGATCCTGCGACAAGCGGGTTAATAGCTGTTATACAGTATGTCTGCATCCATAGTTTGAACATAGCATGCAGTTTAACTAAAGCAGTGCCAGAGACTGTGATAGACTGTATTGTTTTCCTATATAAGCTTCTATCTTATTATTACTATATAGTTCAATTCTATTAACTTATATTGCATTTTACTGTAATTAGAGCTGTTAACAATCCGGATGACCGCGAAGCCCGTTTCTCTATGCATCTGGCAAGTTCATTTGCTGGAATTGGCTTTGGGAATGCAGGGGTACATCTCTGGTGAGTCTTAGTGCATACATACTATATCACATTATTTTCTTCTTTGCAGCTGAAATGTTTTGTCTATCATCAGGAATATCCAGAACGCTTGTACATACTGTAACTTTTCCTAAAGTGGTTTCAGATAAATGTCAAATTTGTAGGGTTGAGCATTTTTCACagcccaccccaaaaaaaaacaaaaaaaaaacacaagtttaGGTAAAACTATTAATTTCAAAAGAAAGTCACAAACAGCAACTGTAAAAAAGAAAGTTCCAAAGTGTGTATTTTATTCCTCCTGGGAATACAACAAGGGAAATACAGTGTGAAATGTAAACATATTCAAATACTACAACCATATACATTGCTTAACTACATGTAACACATGGGATCATAGCAATCCATGATTATATTCTTATGTTTCCAGCCATGGGATGTCATATCCAGTTGCAGGAATGGTGAAAAAGTACAAAGCCAAGGATTACAATGTGGATCACCCAATAGTGGTAACTATGTCTTCATCTTTATTTCCTACACTTGAGAAATAATGTCCCCATAGTAATCCTAAATATTATAGCTCATGCTTTTTTCTTGtaatgcaaactttttttttttttttttgtaaactaaaggggttatcccatctCACTATTTCAGCTCCCTGCATCACTCTATCCCACTCTACTTCCTGGTTTGGGCAAGGCAGGGACATTCAGCTCACAGACCCAGTCCACTAAGCAGTTTTGGAGCGATGCAGGGAGCTATGACGGGAATGCGCTCCCCTGTCCAGCCATCTCCTGTGTGCGACAAGCTCATCACAGGTGACTTCAGGGCTTGTGTACTGTCCCTGGTGCCATCTCTGGGTCACTTGTCACGCACAGAAGGTGGCCAGCAGGGGGAAGCACTCCCAAGATCCCTACCACCCAGGCCTCTGCTGTTGTGCAGAGAGGGTGTGACATCTGCAGCCCAGCCATCCACTTCAACAGCAGAGCAGTGGTCAGTATCCTAGACAACGAGCTGTAAATTATTGCAAAAGATAATACAACATAAAAAGTAAGCAATTTTGTTAATAGGATGTGTTTGCAAAATTGCTTACTTTTgcattatatataaaataaatggtGATCTATAAGATTGGAAAGTCCTTTAATATATAAGAAAATTCTGTAATGCATTATGGACTTGTTTCTATTCAGTCTTGTGCATTTACTGTAGTTTTATGGAGCCCAAACAGCATTTTTAAGGACTTATAACAGGAATAACTTGAAGTTTTGTGTCAAGCTAGACAAGGTTCAGATGGTTTTTGGAGAAGCAATAGCAGAAATCCTTTTGTATGATTTGCAAATCCACAGCCTATCTGACCAGTGGGAAAGCCCTTTAAGGTTTAGTAAGTAAATGTTTTATTAATCTGGTTTTGAATAATGATTTGTCTTCCCCAGCCTCACGGACTTTCAGTAGTCCTCACATCCCCGGCAGTATTTTCCTTCACTGCAGCCATGTGCCCAGAGCGCCACCTGGAGGCAGCAGAGATACTGGGTAAGAAAATTTCACTTTTCAACTGAAGAGCAGGCCATGGTCACACACTATGTTTTCAGTCTGGTTCCTACACTCTTAAATGTCAAAttggttattttatttatttattactttaaAGCCATGTTTCCTCTCcgaatcacattttttttaattttttttttttggggggggggcactatttTCAGTCTTGAAAAAAatggtagttaaaaaaaaaaaaaaaaagactgaaatTGATCCTGGATACACACATTTATATTATAGTCATAATGGAAGTTTTGGTCAACATTTAAAGCCtgagggtattccaggatttttttttagttgaccatgctgcaagggctgta from Hyla sarda isolate aHylSar1 chromosome 5, aHylSar1.hap1, whole genome shotgun sequence encodes:
- the ADHFE1 gene encoding hydroxyacid-oxoacid transhydrogenase, mitochondrial isoform X1 — translated: MAAGRDKVIHLLRQLHGVSCRCPAHSHTYSQAPSSQTTTEYAFEMAVSNIRYGEGVTKEVGMDLLNMGARNVCVMTDKNLASLPPVQTVINSLAKNGINFCLYDKVRVEPTDKSFKDAIQFSKSGSFDAYVAVGGGSVMDTCKAANLYASSPDAEFLDYVNAPIGKGKPVTVTLKPLIAVPTTSGTGSETTGIAIFDFEELKAKTGIGSRAIKPTLGLIDPEHTLHMPERVVANSGFDVLCHSLESYTAIPYNMRSPCPTNPINRPAYQGSNPISDVWAIHALRIVAKYLKRAVNNPDDREARFSMHLASSFAGIGFGNAGVHLCHGMSYPVAGMVKKYKAKDYNVDHPIVPHGLSVVLTSPAVFSFTAAMCPERHLEAAEILGADVRTAKMKDAGLILADTLRKFLFDLNVDDGLAAVGYSTADIPALVKGTLPQERVTKLSPRQHTEEDLSKLFEASMKLY
- the ADHFE1 gene encoding hydroxyacid-oxoacid transhydrogenase, mitochondrial isoform X2, with product MAAGRDKVIHLLRQLHGVSCRCPAHSHTYSQAPSSQTTTEYAFEMAVSNIRYGEGVTKEVGMDLLNMGARNVCVMTDKNLASLPPVQTVINSLAKNGINFCLYDKVRVEPTDKSFKDAIQFSKSGSFDAYVAVGGGSVMDTCKAANLYASSPDAEFLDYVNAPIGKGKPVTVTLKPLIAVPTTSGTGSETTGIAIFDFEELKAKTGIGSRAIKPTLGLIDPEHTLHMPERVVANSGFDVLCHSLESYTAIPYNMRSPCPTNPINRPAYQGSNPISDVWAIHALRIVAKYLKRAVNNPDDREARFSMHLASSFAGIGFGNAGVHLCHGMSYPVAGMVKKYKAKDYNVDHPIVPHGLSVVLTSPAVFSFTAAMCPERHLEAAEILGADVRTAKMKDAGLILADTLRKFLFDLNVDDGLAAVGYSTADIPALVKGTLPQSAYSHCLTYDVED